GAAGGCACCGCGCTGCCATACATGACAGTGAGCATCGAACACCGAGTCAGGAACAAACGAAGCCAGCTCGCGCTCGAAAAATTCTCTATCTTCGGTCTGAGACAGCCCCTTCTGGGCTTTTTGACTCATGGAATTATTCCTCTCATGCGGGTGGACTTGGCGGGTGCTTAGTGTAGCAAGGCATCAATGGACGCAACAATTCGGTGAGTTCGTCCTCTTCGTCTGGGGTGAGTTCTGTGAGTCCAACCTCCGACCTCACGGACGCGCATCGTGCCGATGCGAAGATACTGCACCGCTTCATGATAACCTTGTTGTTGAATTGTCCTTTGATGTATCCTCTGAAGTGTTGCAGTGCGGCAATATGTGCATCGACGCGCCGTGCCTTAGCAGTATCACCTGCTTCCATGGCGTTGATTACCGCCATGAACGGTTCGACGACGTCCGCAGATGCCATGAACAGCCGCGCACCGGCGAGGTAGCCGAGCACAAGCGGGGAACCAACCATGATCCGCAAATAATCATCACCACCCGGCAGACTTAAAATCTCCGAAACCCGTTCCACTGCACCTAGGGGTGCTTCTTCCTTCAGGTAGCGGGTATTTGGTGATTCAGCCGGAAGTTTGGCAAGTTGTTGGGTAGATAGAACCGTGTCGCCGGCACCCCCGACCGAATGGACGAGATTGGGAACCGATACCGAATCAGCCACCGCTTTAACACACGACACGATATCCGCTTCCC
The window above is part of the Candidatus Poribacteria bacterium genome. Proteins encoded here:
- a CDS encoding dihydrodipicolinate synthase family protein encodes the protein MAQFDLFDPQLAPQGVATLLKTPLLENDRVDFASYVRQVEYVVDVGTCLAIPGMRGCETWTLSEVERIRCLEITLEICSGRVPVCAAVAAISIPDSITAAQRAEKMGADMIAVVIPPWIRREADIVSCVKAVADSVSVPNLVHSVGGAGDTVLSTQQLAKLPAESPNTRYLKEEAPLGAVERVSEILSLPGGDDYLRIMVGSPLVLGYLAGARLFMASADVVEPFMAVINAMEAGDTAKARRVDAHIAALQHFRGYIKGQFNNKVIMKRCSIFASARCASVRSEVGLTELTPDEEDELTELLRPLMPCYTKHPPSPPA